A portion of the Daphnia magna isolate NIES linkage group LG4, ASM2063170v1.1, whole genome shotgun sequence genome contains these proteins:
- the LOC116921428 gene encoding uncharacterized protein LOC116921428, with protein MTWHVMNHYSHADFHNCHPRQDHDCIDHLKARFKVWKVEQQHFPKAIFITSMCDCTTHTGFVYLKFVVPLALISKTNNFELPATSVLVCPHYRKMSAFTYSYMWIICFRDSAE; from the exons ATGACCTGGCAT GTCATGAATCACTACAGCCATGCTGATTTCCATAATTGTCATCCAAGACAAGATCATGATTGCATTGATCATTTAAAAGCAAG GTTTAAAGTTTGGAAGGTGGAACAGCAGCATTTTCCAAAAGCTATTTttattacttctatgtgtGATTGCACAACACATACAGGTTTTGtgtatttgaaatttgttgtaCCACTTGCTCTAATCAGCAAAACCAATAATTTTGAGCTGCCAGCTACTTCAGTTTTGGTTTGCCCTCATTACAGAAAA ATGTCAGCCTTTACATATTCATATATGTGGATAATTTGCT
- the LOC116921425 gene encoding uncharacterized protein LOC116921425 yields MCVGCRYIKRPCCSGRYSQSYFASSNMKTSLVVLVLSAVVAAVIADGEYAPPAYEKKYDGYFQYANVPNKDEYEFGYNRGNPSHNRNHYEQSKDHRFRTKVKWNDAYSGNGEHYWEYNHGDAGYAAPAYAPAAAYAPAAAYSENVPVYQPAPQAQA; encoded by the exons atgtgtgttgGCTGCAGGTATATAAAGCGGCCGTGCTGTTCAGGTAGATATTCGCAGTCTTACTTTGCATCATCCAACATGAAGACTTCTCTTGTG GTTCTTGTCTTGAGTGCCGTTGTGGCCGCTGTTATTGCCGATGGTGAATATGCGCCTCCAGCGTATGAGAAGAAATACGACGGCTATTTCCAGTACGCCAATGTTCCCAATAAAGATGAATACGAATTCGGATACAACCGTGGCAATCCTTCCCACAACCGTAACCACTACGAGCAGTCCAAGGATCACCGTTTCCGCACCAAG GTCAAGTGGAACGATGCCTACAGTGGCAACGGAGAACATTACTGGGAATACAACCATGGTGATGCTGGTTATGCGGCTCCCGCCTACGCCCCCGCTGCAGCCTACGCCCCCGCTGCGGCCTACTCCGAGAATGTTCCCGTCTACCAGCCAGCTCCCCAAGCTCAAGCTTAA